GTATTTGCCCTTTCGTATGAGCCAATAGCGTCCTCGGCTGTGACCGGCTCCCCGTTATGGAACGTCAACCCTGAACGCAGGTTGAAGGTCCACACCAGCCCGTCGTCACTAACAGTCCAACTCTCTGCCAGCATGGGCTGGATCTGGTCCTCGAAGTCTCGTGTAAACAGGGTCTCCGACATGTTACTCGGTAGGTACTGGACTACAGTGGCTCCCGTCCACTGTGAGTCAACGGCGGGGAAATTCGCCTGTCCTATTCCTGAAGCGGTACCCCCAAACTTGGCTTCACCCTCTTGCGTGGAGATTTCGACGGATGAGATGCGCGTGACTGGCGGAATTGCAGTCGGAAGAGGCCCCGCTGGAGCTGGCTGCACTGGTGCCGCCGCGGGCGCTGCCGCTGCGGGCGCCGCGGGCTGCTGTGGCTGCTGAGGTTGGGTCTGGGCCACCGCCTGAGCTGGCGCCGCTGGCGCAGCAGCAGCAGGTTGCTGTGGTGCCTGAGGTTCAGACACCTCGGCGCTGCTACACCCCAGCACAAACGCCAAAAGGCCGATTATGGACAATATCGCGATGGTAGTCGTTAACTTCACAACTGACACTCCTCTTCCCTGAAAAACTCAATCGCCACATTCCGCCGCAAGTCCCGGTGAGTGTTCCTGTGTTGGCAGGTTCAACTTGAACCTGAGACTTGGAACAGCCTAAAGGGAGTGGATGTCCGTTGTTCGCTAAGTTAACGAGCGGGATGCGCAAAACTTACGATTTCTGGCTTTTCTTGTCAAATCATTCCTGACTTATTCATCAGGTGTCGGCACACGTCCCGTCGTCGGCAGTAGAGGGAAGAGTCCGCTAACGATTTCGAGTTTATCTAAGACACAGCAGGGTGCCTTCACTTGTAGTCAGATAGAGAACTCCGCCGGACACAATGGGAGCAGAAGCCAGGGGCGACCCTATGTTGTATGCCCAGACCTCCCGCCCTGTCAGAGCGTCAACTGCGTGCAGAGTCCCGCCGGCATCAGCGGCCAATAGCGTGCCTTCCCATACAGATGGGGAGACTTCAAAGGGATGCGGAGATTCGAATCTCCACCTCAGATCTCCCGAGTCTCGATCCAGAGCAAGAGTGCTGCCGGACCTCGACGTCGCATAAACCAGGTCGTGAGCAACAGTCGGAGTAGTTGTGAATCCGGAGTCGCGTTCCAGGAAGAACCAGTCAAATCCCTTCTGCTGACCCACAGACTCAATGAACCCGAAGTGCCTGAGTTGAAGTCGAATCCACACCAGGTTCTTTTCGAATGGGAACTCGCGCTGACTCCAGTCGACTGACCTGACTCGTCCTCCCAGGTCAGCGAAAAACAGCCTGTCTCCATGAAACGCCGCACCCCCTTCCGCCCCGTTGACTCCCTTATAGTCAAAGCGCCTCTTCCCTGTATTCAGGTCCAGCAGGTATAGCTTCCCTTCGATGTCGGTAAACCCTACAACAGGGGGGTGTACGGCCGGGTCTGAACGAATCACGTCATCGGCGCGGAAACTCCATCTCTCCTTACCCGTGGCTGCGTCCAGGGTATATAGCCGCCAGTCGTTAGAGCCGATATACAGCACACCTTCATAGACCACCGGCGAGGACAGAATTGGATTTCCTGTCGAGAATTCCCAGATCAAGTCTCCTGTTTCGGCGTTCAATGCTATGACCCTGCCGTCCTGCAGGCCAGCGAACACGATGCCGCCTGCGACGGCCGGGGTCGTCTTCACGGCATCACCCGCTGTGAATTCCCACCGGGTTTCCCCACTCTCGGCGTCCAGGGCCACAAGCCGGCCATCGCCTGTGCCGACGTAGACCCTGCCCGACACTATCGCCGGAGACGCGAACAGGCCCAGCCGACTCTGGAATTTCCACTGGACGAGCCCCTGAGGTGTGAAGGTCTCGCCCTCTAGCACCGCGTTCCTGTCTGGAGATCCCTGCGACATGGCCCACTCGCCGGGTCCCGATATCGAGCTGATACTCGTAGCTGGAGGAGGCAGAAAACGATACGGACCGACATTCACATAGACAGCCCACAGCAGCAGGACACAGATCACCGCGGCAGAGGCAACCCTTATCGTGTAGCGACGCCATGGCCACGAGGAGTACGCTGGACCCTCAGGTGTACTCGCTACTGGATTGGCCGAAGTCGGGACTGTAGGAAGCCGTGACCTGCACGAGCCACAGAAAGCCGCGTCGGCCCGACAGCTTTGCCCGCAGACCGGGCAGACGAGGACCTGTTCGGCATCTCGCATTGACCGCGTCCGCCCCCATCCTGCCCTATGACACTATCGGCAGGGTGACTCGCGATGGGCGCATGGCGTCGTGATGCACAGTCTGATGTGCAATTACGAGAGTGGACTCGAAGTAGTCGTCGCCTCCGGTGTTGTGGTTGCGGTCGAAGTTCGGGAAGTCGCTGCTGGAAACGTCCAGTCTGATGCGGTGCCCTCGCTTGAACAGATTGCTGGTGGGATGGACTTGAATTGAGTACTCGTACGGCTTTCCGGGTTCGATCAGCGACGGAGATGTAAACGAGTCGCGATACCTCGCACGAACTATTCCGTGGCACAACTCCTGTACGAATCCATCGGGCCACACATCCATCAGCTTTACGACGAAATCGGTATCCCTCGCCGAGGAAGTGGCCCACAGATTGACCGTCACCGGACCCGTCACCTCTACCGGCTGGTCCAGCGGAGGAGTCTGATAGATGAGAATGTCGTGGCGATCGTCCAGTTCACGCTGGTTGTACGGCTCCTGCTGGCATACCGGACTGAACAACGTCATCACGGGATCGCGCGGATCGTAGTCGTAGGAATCGCCGGGTTCATCTCCCGGAGGCTGAGCGTTCAGCAGCCCGTCTGAGCGCAGGTAGTAGTCTGTGTATTCCGTTCTGGCCAGGGGCCACTCGTTCTCCGCGCGCCACCTGTTTGCACCCATTACGAACAGCTCGATTTGGGGCCATTCAGTTATCCCACTGTCTTCACCCTTCAGCCAGTATCTGAACCAGTCGTCGGCGATCTGGAAGAAGTCCCGGGCCGCTTCCGGGCCAAAGTCGATCTCCCCGACTTGGGAGGTGAAGTCAAGGGTGTGCGACCAGGGCCCCACTATGAGCCGTTGCCAGCTTCTGGCTTCCTCGGTCATGCCATTCTGGCGCATCCCTGTGAAATGCTTGATCGCCCCGATCTGTTGGTCGTACCAGCCGGTCGTGGTCAATGCAGGTACCGACACGTCCTTGTGCCGGTCCATGAACTTGAAGTTGTCCACGGCGTGGTCCTTTAGCCAGCTCCGCCAGTGCTTTCCCATGCCGGACAGTGAGTAGTCCGGAAGGTCGCCGAGCGGAAGGTACCACTGCCACTTGTATCGGTCTCGCTCCACGTAGAGCCTGTCCGCCTCGTCGACCGTCACAGGGCCAGGCGAGTCCCCGAGACGATTCCGGAAGTCCGGAGCCAGCGTGTTCATCGTCC
Above is a genomic segment from Dehalococcoidia bacterium containing:
- a CDS encoding PQQ-binding-like beta-propeller repeat protein; its protein translation is MSQGSPDRNAVLEGETFTPQGLVQWKFQSRLGLFASPAIVSGRVYVGTGDGRLVALDAESGETRWEFTAGDAVKTTPAVAGGIVFAGLQDGRVIALNAETGDLIWEFSTGNPILSSPVVYEGVLYIGSNDWRLYTLDAATGKERWSFRADDVIRSDPAVHPPVVGFTDIEGKLYLLDLNTGKRRFDYKGVNGAEGGAAFHGDRLFFADLGGRVRSVDWSQREFPFEKNLVWIRLQLRHFGFIESVGQQKGFDWFFLERDSGFTTTPTVAHDLVYATSRSGSTLALDRDSGDLRWRFESPHPFEVSPSVWEGTLLAADAGGTLHAVDALTGREVWAYNIGSPLASAPIVSGGVLYLTTSEGTLLCLR
- a CDS encoding CocE/NonD family hydrolase, which codes for MEKTEGCDRRSHSVVVDSDVEMQVRDGTILRSDIYRPNETGKFPTLVQRTPYSKNGEVLVEQGHKLAERGYVVVQQDIRGRYRSEGEFMPALLTSKHMDSEDGYDAVEWAAVLPWSTGRVGTVGISYNAWTQWELAHKRPPHLVAMMPSAIAADLLDRELSGVLRLGRALWWTMNTLAPDFRNRLGDSPGPVTVDEADRLYVERDRYKWQWYLPLGDLPDYSLSGMGKHWRSWLKDHAVDNFKFMDRHKDVSVPALTTTGWYDQQIGAIKHFTGMRQNGMTEEARSWQRLIVGPWSHTLDFTSQVGEIDFGPEAARDFFQIADDWFRYWLKGEDSGITEWPQIELFVMGANRWRAENEWPLARTEYTDYYLRSDGLLNAQPPGDEPGDSYDYDPRDPVMTLFSPVCQQEPYNQRELDDRHDILIYQTPPLDQPVEVTGPVTVNLWATSSARDTDFVVKLMDVWPDGFVQELCHGIVRARYRDSFTSPSLIEPGKPYEYSIQVHPTSNLFKRGHRIRLDVSSSDFPNFDRNHNTGGDDYFESTLVIAHQTVHHDAMRPSRVTLPIVS